In Gemmatimonadales bacterium, the DNA window CAAGAATGAGGTCCCCCCTGATCCCGGGATCGTTGGATCGGGGGGAAGAGCCGGACTTGGCCACTGGCGGAGCCGGGTTGTGAGGACGTATGTAAAAGGGCCACCGAATATCCGCCCGAATGTGGTGCGCCGCAAGATAGCCTGTTCCTTCGTTTGTCAGGAGTAAAGCAATGCGACGTCTCATCCCAGCGTTGGGTCTGCTGGCGGCCTGCGGCGGAGGCGGCGATCTGCTGCTGCCGGGGTCGGGTGCCCCCACGGCGATCACCATCAAGTCCGGCGGCGGTCAAACTGCCCGGGTGGGGGAGGCGCTCGCGGATTCGATCGTAGCATCGGTCACCGACGCCGAGGGACGCCCGGTGCGGGGCGCGACGGTGGTGTTCGGGCTCATCAATGCCGCGCCGGGCGCGGCGCTCGATCCCGATACCAGCACCACCAACAGCGACGGCCTGGCGTGGACGAATGCGGTGCTGGGGACCCGGGTCGGCAGCCAGCAGGGCCAGGCGGAGGCCCTGACGACCGACGGCAGCGATCCACCGACGGCGAGCTTCACTTTGACTGCGCTGCCCGTAGGCGCCAACGGGATCGCCGCCGCGGGCGGTGAGAACCAGAGCGGGCAGGTGGGCAGCACTCTGCCCGAGTCGCTGGTGGTCAAAGTCAGCGACAACTTCGGCAACCCGGTCGAGGGCGTGACGGTCGACTGGACGGTGGACGGTGGCGGCGACGTGAGCGAGACGTCCACCACCACCGGAGCCGACGGGCAGACATCGGTCACCCGCACGCTGGGGCCCACGGCCGGTATTCAGCACACGCTCGCCACCGCGGCGGGACTGGCCGGCTCGCCGGTGACGTTCGCCCACACCGCCACCTCCGGCAGCCCCGCCACGGTGAGGGCGGTGTCCGGCACTGACCAGACCGCCCCGGTCGGCAGCAAGCTGCCCGACAGCCTGGTGATCGAGGTGCTCGACGCCCAGGGGAACCCGGTCTCGGGCACGGCCGTGGCCTGGGTGGTCGGCGCCGGCGGTGGCACGCTGGATCCGACTAGCGCCACGACGGACGCCGCGGGGCGATCGGCCGCGTCGTGGACCCTGGGACCTCAGCCCGACACGAACACGGCGAGCGCCGTGGTCTCCGGGATCGGCATCGCCGAATTTAGCGCGACCGCCACCGCGGGCGCGCCGGCCAAGCTGGCGATCCGCACGCAACCGTCCGCCACCGCCACCAGCGGGGTAGTGCTGGCACAGCAGCCGACGGTGCAGCTTCTGGACGCCCAGGGCAACGAGGCGCATACCGCTGGGGTCGAGGTGAAGGCCACGATCGGCTCCGGCGGCGGCACACTGCATGGAACCACCAGCCGGCGGACCGACGCCAACGGACTCGCCACCTTCACCGATCTGTCGATCGAGGGTTCGGCGGGACCGCACACGCTGCGATTCTCCGCCAGCGGCTTCGCCCCGGTCAGCTCGAACACCATCGACCTCACGGGTGTGTCCACCACGACCACGATCACGTCCGACAAGCCCGAGCCGTCGGCCGCCGGACAGTCCGTGACCGTCGACATCACGGTGACCTCCACGGGTGGCACCCCGAGCGGCAGTGTCGAGGTCAGCGACGGGCAGGCCAGCTGCACCGGCTCGCTCAGCGGGGGAGCCGGCAGCTGCAGCCTCACCCTGCAGACCGTGGGCACCCGCACGCTCACCGCGACCTATGCGGCACACAACGGCTTCGCGGCGAGCAGCGACACCGAGTCGCACGAGGTGCAGCCGGCCGCGCCGCCGTCTCTGGCGCTGAGCCAGCAGCCGTCCAGCTTGGCCACCAGTGGGGTTCCCTTCGGGCACCAGCCCGAGGTGCAGCTGCGCGATCCGTTCGGTGGCGAATTGCACACTGCGGGGGTCGCTGTCCGTGCGGACATCGGCTTGGGCGGAGGCACGCTCGAGGGAACCACGACGGTGACGACGGACGCCAACGGGCGCGCCAAGTACACCAACCTCGCCATCAGCGGCACGGCGGGGACTCGGACGCTGGCGTTCAGCGCCAGCGGCTACACCGGGGTGACCTCGGATGAGATCGATCTGGCCCATGCGGTCCCCAGCGCCCAGAACTCCAGCGTCACGGCGGATCCCAGCACGATCGCCGCGGGGAGTGCTACGAGCACCATCACCGTGACGGTGCGTGACGGCAGCAACACGCCGATCGGCAACATCCCGGTGACCCTGGAGGCGTCGGGCAGCGAGAACACCATCAACCCGGCGTCTGCGGTCACCAGCGCCGGCGGCGTGGCCACGTTCACCTTCTCCTCCACCGCGGCGGAGACGAAGACCATTAAAGCGAGGGCGGATGGCACCTCGGTGGGGCAGGTCACGATCACCGTCCAGGCGATGCAGACCCAGACGTCCATCATCCAGGACTTGCCCGACCCGTCCGCCGATGGAGATCTGGTCGATGTGAGCTTCACCGTGACCGCGGCGGATGGAACTCCAACGGGGGACGTGACCGTGCGAAGCGACCACGACAGCGAGAAGTGCAGTGCGAGCGTCGCGGTCGGGCACTGCGGGATTCGACTGAAGAAGGAGGGCACGAACCTGCTCACCGCTACGTACCCCGGCAACAAGCGGTACAGCGACAGCTCCGGCACCGCGTTCCACGAGGTGCACGGGCGCTGAAGCAGGTCCGGCGCGTGGCTTGCCCCAGGCCAGGGGA includes these proteins:
- a CDS encoding Ig-like domain-containing protein; this translates as MRRLIPALGLLAACGGGGDLLLPGSGAPTAITIKSGGGQTARVGEALADSIVASVTDAEGRPVRGATVVFGLINAAPGAALDPDTSTTNSDGLAWTNAVLGTRVGSQQGQAEALTTDGSDPPTASFTLTALPVGANGIAAAGGENQSGQVGSTLPESLVVKVSDNFGNPVEGVTVDWTVDGGGDVSETSTTTGADGQTSVTRTLGPTAGIQHTLATAAGLAGSPVTFAHTATSGSPATVRAVSGTDQTAPVGSKLPDSLVIEVLDAQGNPVSGTAVAWVVGAGGGTLDPTSATTDAAGRSAASWTLGPQPDTNTASAVVSGIGIAEFSATATAGAPAKLAIRTQPSATATSGVVLAQQPTVQLLDAQGNEAHTAGVEVKATIGSGGGTLHGTTSRRTDANGLATFTDLSIEGSAGPHTLRFSASGFAPVSSNTIDLTGVSTTTTITSDKPEPSAAGQSVTVDITVTSTGGTPSGSVEVSDGQASCTGSLSGGAGSCSLTLQTVGTRTLTATYAAHNGFAASSDTESHEVQPAAPPSLALSQQPSSLATSGVPFGHQPEVQLRDPFGGELHTAGVAVRADIGLGGGTLEGTTTVTTDANGRAKYTNLAISGTAGTRTLAFSASGYTGVTSDEIDLAHAVPSAQNSSVTADPSTIAAGSATSTITVTVRDGSNTPIGNIPVTLEASGSENTINPASAVTSAGGVATFTFSSTAAETKTIKARADGTSVGQVTITVQAMQTQTSIIQDLPDPSADGDLVDVSFTVTAADGTPTGDVTVRSDHDSEKCSASVAVGHCGIRLKKEGTNLLTATYPGNKRYSDSSGTAFHEVHGR